A window from Mesorhizobium sp. WSM2240 encodes these proteins:
- a CDS encoding tyrosine-type recombinase/integrase produces MNIQRRNKAFHLIRRVPKRFETIEPRKVVWISLHTDSESVACQKAPTAWAHMEEAWEARLAGDGDDAERRFEAARELARVRGFRYLTADRVAKLPREEFLDRVRAVVKPDGEPDRIEAAAILGGAKEPSITVERALELYWTLAKDRTLGKSEDQLRRWKNPRKRAIANFVKVVGNKDIGAITPDDMLDFRQWWVERLESQGLTPNAANKDLIHISNVLKTVNKMKRLGLVLPLGDLAFKENKKRVRPPFSEEWIKTKLLALGALGALNTEARCIVLGMVNTGYRPSEAAGLMPEHIRLDHDVPHISIEPEGRQLKNDASQRVIPLTGVSLDAFRECPKGFPTYRFKDKVSDTVNKFMREHGLLESPDHSLYSLRHSFEDRMLAAGVDERIRRDIFGHQLDRERYGNGATLEHKRDILQAIAL; encoded by the coding sequence ATGAACATCCAGCGCCGCAACAAGGCCTTCCACCTGATCAGGCGCGTGCCGAAACGCTTCGAGACGATCGAGCCCCGCAAGGTCGTGTGGATCAGCCTGCACACGGATTCCGAATCGGTCGCCTGCCAGAAAGCCCCGACGGCTTGGGCGCACATGGAGGAGGCATGGGAAGCCCGGCTTGCGGGCGACGGTGACGACGCCGAACGCCGCTTCGAGGCGGCGCGGGAACTCGCCCGCGTCCGGGGCTTTCGCTATCTCACGGCCGATCGTGTCGCCAAGCTGCCCCGCGAAGAGTTCCTTGATCGGGTCCGGGCGGTTGTGAAGCCCGACGGCGAGCCGGATCGGATTGAGGCGGCGGCCATTCTTGGCGGCGCGAAGGAACCGTCGATCACCGTCGAGCGGGCGCTTGAACTCTACTGGACGTTGGCGAAGGACCGCACGCTTGGGAAAAGCGAAGACCAGCTTCGCCGATGGAAGAATCCGCGCAAACGGGCAATCGCCAATTTCGTGAAGGTTGTCGGCAACAAGGACATTGGCGCGATCACGCCCGACGACATGCTCGACTTCCGGCAGTGGTGGGTTGAGCGGCTGGAGTCGCAAGGGCTCACGCCGAACGCCGCCAACAAAGACCTGATCCACATTTCCAATGTGCTGAAGACGGTCAACAAAATGAAGCGGCTGGGGCTGGTCCTGCCCTTGGGCGATCTCGCCTTCAAGGAAAACAAGAAGCGCGTGCGCCCGCCCTTCTCCGAAGAGTGGATCAAGACCAAGTTGCTCGCGTTGGGCGCGCTCGGCGCGCTCAACACTGAAGCCCGGTGCATCGTGCTCGGCATGGTCAACACGGGCTATCGGCCCAGCGAGGCGGCGGGGCTGATGCCGGAACACATTCGCCTTGACCACGACGTTCCGCACATCTCGATTGAGCCCGAAGGACGACAGTTGAAGAACGATGCTTCCCAGCGCGTCATTCCGCTGACGGGCGTCAGCCTCGACGCCTTCCGGGAGTGCCCCAAGGGCTTCCCGACCTATCGCTTCAAGGACAAGGTGTCGGACACGGTGAACAAGTTCATGCGGGAGCACGGGCTTTTGGAATCGCCCGACCATTCTCTCTACAGCCTGCGGCACTCGTTCGAAGACCGGATGCTTGCCGCCGGAGTGGACGAGCGAATCCGCCGCGACATCTTCGGCCACCAGCTTGACCGGGAACGGTATGGAAACGGCGCGACGTTGGAGCACAAGCGGGACATCCTTCAGGCAATAGCTCTCTGA
- a CDS encoding phage terminase large subunit family protein encodes MTEALIESRRRALRALVPPPRLRLSEWIETHMRLPEGVSALPGRVSLWPYQREIADAISDPELERVTLVKPVRVGFTTLLTGALASYVANEPSPILCLLPTEADCRDYVVSDLEPIFEATPALRGLLSADADETGRNTLLSRRFAGGSLKIVAAKSPRNLRRHNARVLLIDEADAMEPGAEGSPVTLAERRTLSFANRKIIVGSTPTIEETSNVLRSYARSDRRVFEVPCPECGHCHEITWADIQWPEGEPERAHYVCPECGSVVEERHKVAMVENGRWRATAPHVRGHAGFRLNALVSTLANASWGKLAAEFVEAKKSPDTLQVFVNTILAQGWREAAEEIDEAALAARAEPFGLAAIPPDVLVITAGVDVQRDRLEIVFLGWSRDDVYVLGQSVIYGDPAGDDVWSELDDALRTIWKHPKGGILRVDAAGVDAGDGETMDRVIAFTRARMARRIYALKGATGNRPAIRASDTKGTKLFIVGVDGLKGQLASRLTRGRTVRFSGHLEARFYEELASERLIMRYVRGAPVRLWERIPGRRAESLDCVIYGMAVRGLVTANLDRREEEVANATMPKPRPTVIRSAWLNRAVI; translated from the coding sequence GTGACTGAAGCTCTAATCGAAAGCCGCCGCCGCGCGCTCCGGGCGCTGGTCCCGCCCCCGCGCCTTCGCCTGTCGGAATGGATCGAAACGCACATGCGCCTGCCGGAAGGCGTATCGGCGCTGCCCGGCCGCGTGAGCCTGTGGCCGTATCAGCGGGAAATCGCCGACGCCATTTCGGACCCGGAGCTAGAGCGCGTGACGCTGGTCAAACCGGTGCGCGTCGGCTTCACCACACTGTTGACCGGCGCGCTCGCGTCCTATGTCGCCAACGAACCAAGCCCGATTTTATGCCTTTTGCCGACGGAAGCGGACTGCCGCGATTACGTCGTGAGCGACCTTGAACCGATCTTCGAGGCGACGCCCGCGCTCCGGGGCCTGCTATCGGCCGACGCCGACGAGACCGGCAGAAATACGTTGTTGAGCCGCCGCTTCGCTGGCGGCTCGCTGAAGATTGTTGCCGCGAAGTCGCCCCGGAACCTTCGCCGACACAATGCCCGCGTGCTGTTGATCGACGAAGCCGACGCCATGGAGCCCGGCGCGGAAGGTTCGCCGGTCACGCTTGCCGAGCGGCGCACGCTGTCCTTCGCAAACCGCAAGATCATCGTGGGCAGCACGCCGACCATCGAAGAGACATCGAACGTGCTCCGGTCCTACGCCCGGTCGGATCGGCGCGTCTTCGAAGTGCCGTGCCCGGAGTGCGGCCACTGTCACGAAATCACCTGGGCCGATATACAGTGGCCGGAAGGCGAGCCGGAGCGGGCGCACTACGTTTGCCCGGAATGCGGTTCCGTCGTGGAAGAGCGGCACAAGGTGGCCATGGTCGAAAACGGCCGCTGGCGAGCGACCGCGCCGCATGTGCGCGGCCATGCCGGATTCCGCCTCAACGCCCTCGTCTCGACGCTGGCGAACGCCTCATGGGGCAAGTTGGCGGCCGAGTTCGTCGAGGCGAAGAAGAGCCCGGACACGCTTCAGGTCTTCGTCAACACGATCCTCGCCCAAGGCTGGCGCGAAGCGGCCGAAGAGATTGACGAAGCCGCGCTTGCCGCCCGTGCGGAGCCGTTCGGACTTGCCGCCATTCCGCCGGACGTGCTGGTCATCACGGCGGGCGTGGACGTGCAACGCGACCGGCTGGAAATCGTCTTCCTTGGCTGGTCTCGCGATGACGTTTACGTGCTGGGCCAAAGCGTCATCTATGGCGACCCGGCGGGCGATGACGTGTGGTCGGAACTCGACGACGCGCTTCGCACCATTTGGAAGCACCCGAAAGGCGGAATCCTGCGCGTGGACGCGGCCGGAGTGGACGCCGGGGACGGAGAGACTATGGACCGCGTTATCGCCTTCACACGGGCTCGTATGGCGAGGCGTATATACGCTTTGAAGGGCGCGACCGGGAATCGCCCTGCAATCCGGGCCAGCGACACGAAAGGGACGAAGCTTTTCATCGTCGGCGTGGACGGCCTGAAGGGGCAGCTTGCCAGCCGTTTGACGCGCGGCCGCACCGTCCGCTTCAGCGGCCACTTGGAAGCCCGCTTTTATGAAGAACTGGCGTCGGAACGCCTGATCATGCGTTATGTGCGCGGCGCGCCCGTCCGCCTATGGGAGCGCATTCCCGGCCGCCGGGCCGAGTCGCTCGATTGCGTCATCTACGGCATGGCCGTGCGAGGGTTGGTCACGGCCAATCTGGACCGGCGCGAAGAGGAAGTTGCCAACGCCACCATGCCCAAACCCCGCCCAACCGTGATAAGGTCTGCGTGGCTCAACAGGGCAGTCATCTGA
- a CDS encoding DUF4031 domain-containing protein, protein MAVYVDNARRPFGRLIMCHMWADTLDELLAMADRIGVNRKWLQQPPKASWVHFDIAQSKRALAVEAGAIETDKYGPSEHVAKLRGNQKILDQIAANRARGFGAASEPVSPQQGRLL, encoded by the coding sequence ATGGCTGTCTATGTCGACAATGCCCGTCGCCCTTTCGGCCGGCTGATCATGTGCCACATGTGGGCCGATACGCTCGACGAGCTGCTTGCCATGGCAGATCGCATTGGCGTCAATCGGAAATGGCTCCAGCAGCCGCCCAAGGCTTCGTGGGTGCATTTCGACATAGCTCAGTCAAAGCGAGCACTGGCCGTCGAAGCCGGCGCGATCGAGACGGACAAGTATGGGCCGAGCGAACACGTCGCCAAGCTGCGCGGCAATCAGAAGATACTCGACCAGATCGCGGCCAACAGGGCGCGCGGCTTCGGCGCGGCCAGCGAGCCGGTATCACCACAGCAAGGGAGGCTGCTTTGA
- a CDS encoding phage portal protein, which translates to MPVRLPNPFNLFRRTTRPQHIRRFDGAAGGCRGWGMGTFGRINPEVAAAGASLRGRARYLANNNPWIANAVANWTGALVGAGIMPTSQHPDAAARKTLATLFNTWAEEADADGRTTFWGSQADVARGLVADGEAFVQFLDSDGLRVRLIPPELIDESMTRELGNGGVIVQGVEFDADGRRVAYHALPSRPHDQFATYAPPVRIDASEILHVMKPLAAGQVRGVPWLAPVILPASELDQLLDALLVGVKVAAMHAGFLIDQNGAAGEPFDGTGEGGVLEAGLEPGTLRRLPTGMDIKFSTPHQTAEVAAFLRLNLQQLAAGLGLPTHFVDGDLTGANYSSLRAGLLPFRQRVEQIQYGTFVPQFLAPVWRRVITYAALSGELDAGEFGREWLAVEWLPPKPLQVDPLKDTQATVAEIEAGLTSRRKAVAERGWSIEQLDEEIAADTRPMTKESADAGS; encoded by the coding sequence ATGCCCGTCCGGTTGCCCAATCCCTTCAATCTCTTCCGCCGCACGACACGGCCGCAGCATATCCGCCGGTTCGACGGCGCGGCGGGCGGCTGTCGCGGCTGGGGCATGGGCACCTTCGGCCGGATCAATCCCGAAGTGGCGGCCGCCGGGGCGAGCCTTCGCGGCCGTGCCCGTTATCTCGCCAACAACAACCCGTGGATTGCAAACGCCGTCGCCAACTGGACCGGCGCGCTGGTCGGCGCTGGCATCATGCCGACTTCCCAGCATCCCGACGCGGCCGCACGGAAGACGCTGGCGACGCTCTTCAATACTTGGGCGGAAGAGGCAGACGCCGACGGCCGCACGACCTTTTGGGGCTCGCAGGCGGACGTGGCGCGCGGTCTTGTCGCGGACGGGGAAGCCTTCGTCCAGTTCCTCGATTCCGACGGTCTTCGCGTCCGGCTGATCCCGCCGGAACTGATCGACGAGTCCATGACGCGCGAACTTGGCAACGGCGGCGTGATCGTGCAGGGCGTGGAGTTCGACGCCGATGGCCGCCGCGTTGCCTATCACGCCCTGCCGTCACGCCCCCACGATCAGTTCGCTACCTATGCGCCGCCCGTGCGGATCGACGCATCCGAAATCCTGCACGTAATGAAGCCGCTGGCGGCCGGGCAGGTCCGGGGCGTGCCGTGGCTTGCGCCGGTCATCCTGCCCGCGAGTGAGCTAGACCAGCTGCTCGACGCCCTTCTTGTCGGCGTGAAGGTCGCGGCCATGCACGCCGGCTTCCTGATCGACCAGAATGGCGCGGCGGGCGAGCCGTTCGACGGCACGGGCGAGGGCGGCGTCTTGGAAGCCGGACTTGAGCCCGGCACGTTGCGCCGCCTGCCGACGGGCATGGACATCAAGTTTTCGACGCCCCACCAGACGGCGGAAGTGGCCGCCTTCCTTCGACTCAACCTTCAGCAACTTGCCGCCGGGCTGGGCCTGCCGACGCATTTCGTGGACGGCGACTTGACCGGCGCGAACTATTCGAGCCTTCGGGCCGGTCTTTTGCCGTTCCGCCAGCGCGTTGAGCAAATCCAATACGGCACCTTCGTTCCGCAATTCCTCGCCCCCGTGTGGCGGCGCGTGATCACTTATGCGGCGCTGTCCGGCGAACTCGACGCGGGCGAGTTCGGCCGCGAATGGCTGGCCGTCGAGTGGTTGCCGCCCAAGCCGCTTCAGGTCGATCCGCTGAAGGACACGCAAGCGACCGTTGCCGAAATCGAGGCTGGGCTTACCAGCCGTCGCAAGGCCGTCGCCGAACGCGGCTGGTCTATCGAACAACTGGACGAAGAGATTGCCGCCGACACGCGGCCGATGACGAAGGAGTCCGCCGATGCCGGGAGTTAG
- a CDS encoding prohead protease/major capsid protein fusion protein — translation MSSAATSAGRMSSGWTRQGLDTSRLVGAPVLDGHRQASARDTIGVVTAFRTAGNALIATIRLLQSDDVKPIVERIRQGVIRGVSVGYRVQRWADSLENKVRVRTAAAWSIFEVSAVPVPADPGATFRSENMPEDIIENEDVRTGDTPAETRAQIRQIARAAGMTTEQADDMIDRDLSATEARAEAFEAMQARTRNTPRIRVVSPSSEDPAVIRTRREEALYARVSGTAPTDEARPFMSDSLRDHARALVEAAGISTRGMDADALFRAAMHTTSDFPQLLTGVGTRTLTESYQAAASPIKTALARQTTLADFRPASKLKLSDIGLLQKVSESGEITHTSRGEAAESYSLDTYATQFAISRKALINDDLGAFRDWGATAGRMAAETEANLLVTLLLSNPAMGEDDEDLFSAAHGNLAGTGAAVDVTTLSAARLAMRGMKALDGKTPINATPRFLVVGPELETAAEQVLATIYATTFSDANPFTGKLSLLVEPRITDESWYVFADPAVLPVLEYAYLSSAQGPQMASREGWDVLGMEFRVVLDFGAGAVDWRGAYLNPGA, via the coding sequence ATGTCCAGCGCCGCGACCAGCGCGGGGCGTATGTCGAGCGGCTGGACCCGGCAGGGGCTGGACACGTCGCGGCTGGTCGGCGCGCCCGTTCTGGACGGGCACCGGCAGGCCAGTGCCCGCGACACCATCGGCGTCGTGACCGCCTTCCGCACGGCAGGCAACGCGCTGATTGCCACCATTCGTTTGCTTCAGTCCGACGACGTGAAGCCCATCGTCGAGCGCATCCGGCAAGGCGTCATTCGTGGCGTCTCTGTCGGCTACCGCGTCCAACGCTGGGCCGACTCCCTCGAAAACAAGGTCCGCGTCCGCACGGCGGCGGCGTGGTCGATCTTTGAAGTTTCCGCCGTGCCGGTCCCGGCCGATCCGGGCGCAACCTTTCGGAGTGAGAACATGCCCGAAGACATCATTGAGAACGAAGACGTTCGTACGGGAGACACTCCGGCCGAGACCCGTGCGCAAATTCGCCAGATTGCCCGCGCGGCGGGCATGACGACGGAACAGGCGGACGACATGATCGACCGCGACCTGTCCGCCACGGAAGCCCGTGCGGAAGCGTTCGAGGCGATGCAGGCGCGGACCCGCAACACGCCCCGGATTCGCGTGGTGAGCCCGTCCAGCGAAGACCCGGCCGTGATCCGCACGCGGCGCGAAGAGGCGCTATACGCCCGCGTGAGCGGCACCGCCCCGACCGACGAAGCCCGCCCCTTCATGAGCGACTCGCTTCGCGACCACGCCCGCGCGCTGGTCGAAGCGGCGGGCATCTCGACGCGCGGCATGGACGCCGACGCGCTCTTCCGGGCGGCGATGCACACGACCAGCGACTTCCCCCAGCTTCTCACGGGCGTCGGCACTCGTACGCTTACGGAGAGCTATCAGGCGGCCGCGTCGCCGATCAAGACGGCGCTCGCCCGGCAGACGACCCTTGCGGACTTTCGCCCGGCGTCCAAGCTGAAGCTGTCCGACATCGGCCTTCTCCAGAAGGTGAGCGAGTCGGGCGAGATCACGCACACGTCGCGGGGCGAGGCGGCCGAGTCCTACTCGCTCGACACCTATGCGACGCAGTTCGCCATTTCCCGAAAGGCGCTGATCAATGACGACCTTGGCGCGTTCCGCGATTGGGGCGCGACGGCGGGCCGGATGGCAGCGGAGACGGAAGCGAACCTTCTGGTCACTCTGCTTCTGTCCAATCCCGCCATGGGCGAGGACGACGAAGACCTGTTTTCGGCCGCTCACGGCAACCTTGCGGGCACCGGGGCGGCCGTGGACGTGACGACCCTTAGCGCCGCCCGGCTCGCCATGCGCGGCATGAAGGCGCTGGACGGCAAGACGCCGATCAACGCGACGCCCCGCTTCCTTGTCGTCGGGCCGGAGCTTGAAACGGCGGCCGAACAGGTCTTGGCGACGATCTACGCCACGACCTTCAGCGACGCGAACCCCTTCACCGGCAAGCTGTCGCTTCTGGTCGAACCCCGGATCACCGACGAGTCCTGGTATGTTTTTGCCGATCCGGCCGTCCTGCCCGTGCTCGAATATGCCTACCTGTCCAGCGCCCAAGGTCCGCAGATGGCGAGCCGCGAAGGCTGGGACGTGCTGGGCATGGAGTTCCGAGTCGTGCTCGACTTCGGCGCTGGCGCGGTCGATTGGCGCGGCGCTTACCTCAATCCGGGCGCGTAA
- a CDS encoding DUF2190 family protein, translating into MKNFVQKGENLTVTAPYAVSSGDGVLKGSIFGVAAGDAESGAEVDLVTVGVFKLPKVSTDVMAVGDVVYWDDTAKLVTTTATDNTMIGVSVATAGNPSGTTDVRLNGAF; encoded by the coding sequence ATGAAAAATTTTGTGCAGAAGGGCGAGAATCTGACCGTCACCGCGCCCTACGCCGTGTCGAGCGGCGACGGCGTGCTGAAGGGCAGCATCTTCGGCGTGGCCGCTGGCGACGCCGAGTCGGGCGCTGAAGTGGATCTTGTGACCGTCGGCGTCTTCAAGCTGCCCAAGGTCTCGACGGATGTTATGGCCGTCGGCGATGTCGTCTATTGGGATGACACGGCGAAGCTGGTCACGACCACGGCGACCGACAACACCATGATCGGGGTTTCTGTCGCCACGGCTGGCAACCCGTCCGGCACGACCGACGTGCGCCTCAACGGGGCGTTCTGA
- a CDS encoding tyrosine-type recombinase/integrase, whose amino-acid sequence MTLRQDRDEVATIDLPFIEKNRSRHGRMRYYFRVDGVRLARLPNDPDSEEFSKAYWVERRKLDKGEKPPAEPENLLGPPKAGTFRALCVAYLASQPYKTLDETTQVKRRQIIESMLLEPVKPGDSRIFASMPIAAVDVANLEVLRDRKKDTPFAADERLKILRQVFETTRPGKDGKPERIVAQNLARLVLPFRQVTDGHHTLRDHEIEQYIRHHGVRSKAVLALVLLMYTGIRVSDVAVLGPQHRRGDQFTLRLFKNRNRAPVTLVLPIHPVLEAVLAWHPVKGMNYLMTEYGDPYSVKGLGQRISAWFDQAGLPHCSAHSVRKGLATALSEAEATDSMLDGFFGWKDGKTSKIYTRQKQQAKLARQAVARIDWGEIGNMLPHPETGVEFQTPTAEKKSK is encoded by the coding sequence GTGACCCTCCGGCAGGATCGGGACGAAGTGGCCACGATTGACCTGCCCTTCATCGAGAAGAACCGGTCGCGGCATGGCCGCATGCGCTACTATTTCCGCGTCGACGGCGTCCGCCTCGCCCGCCTGCCCAACGATCCCGACAGCGAAGAATTTTCGAAAGCCTACTGGGTCGAGCGCCGCAAGCTCGACAAGGGCGAGAAGCCGCCGGCCGAACCGGAGAACCTACTTGGACCGCCTAAGGCCGGAACCTTCCGCGCCCTATGCGTCGCCTATCTCGCCTCGCAGCCCTACAAGACGCTCGACGAAACAACGCAGGTGAAGCGCCGCCAGATTATCGAATCGATGCTGCTCGAACCGGTGAAGCCGGGCGACAGCCGTATCTTCGCCTCGATGCCGATCGCCGCGGTCGACGTCGCCAACCTCGAGGTGCTGCGCGACCGTAAGAAGGACACGCCATTCGCCGCAGACGAGCGCCTGAAGATCCTGCGCCAGGTATTCGAGACAACCCGGCCGGGCAAGGACGGCAAGCCGGAGCGCATCGTCGCGCAGAACCTCGCCCGTCTCGTCTTGCCCTTCAGGCAGGTCACGGACGGCCACCACACGCTACGGGACCACGAGATCGAGCAATATATCCGCCACCACGGCGTGCGCTCCAAGGCGGTACTGGCGCTAGTACTGTTGATGTACACCGGGATCCGCGTTTCCGACGTCGCCGTGCTCGGCCCGCAGCACCGCCGCGGCGACCAGTTCACTCTGCGCCTGTTCAAGAACCGCAACCGCGCGCCGGTGACGCTGGTGCTTCCGATCCATCCGGTGCTTGAAGCGGTGCTCGCCTGGCATCCGGTCAAAGGCATGAACTATCTCATGACCGAATACGGCGATCCCTATTCTGTGAAGGGGCTCGGCCAGCGCATTTCGGCCTGGTTCGATCAGGCGGGCCTACCTCACTGCTCGGCACATTCGGTGCGCAAGGGCCTCGCCACCGCGCTGTCGGAGGCCGAGGCGACCGATTCCATGCTCGACGGTTTCTTCGGCTGGAAGGACGGCAAGACGTCCAAGATCTATACCCGCCAGAAGCAGCAGGCGAAGCTAGCCAGACAGGCAGTCGCCCGCATCGATTGGGGCGAAATCGGGAACATGCTGCCACACCCTGAGACGGGGGTGGAGTTCCAGACGCCTACTGCTGAGAAAAAATCTAAGTAG
- a CDS encoding helix-turn-helix transcriptional regulator yields the protein MTFTFRVNMTKLAEHLIQTDTTDAALAAKVGCDRSMITKIRAGKAAPSLRLAAAIARETGVSIESLLPSDNFPEAAE from the coding sequence ATGACATTCACATTCCGCGTCAACATGACCAAGTTGGCCGAACATCTCATCCAAACGGATACTACGGACGCCGCTCTCGCGGCCAAGGTCGGCTGCGACCGCTCGATGATCACAAAAATTCGCGCCGGCAAGGCGGCGCCGTCGCTGCGGTTGGCTGCGGCGATAGCTCGCGAGACTGGCGTTTCCATCGAATCGCTGCTCCCGTCCGACAATTTTCCAGAGGCTGCCGAATGA
- a CDS encoding PGPGW domain-containing protein: MGRAEISSRHHIPRRRIPLFGRELAMPQSRRLRIAIGMLLVILGILGFLPVLGFWMMPLGVLILSYEFATVRRFRRRSVVWWERRKRPPGE, encoded by the coding sequence ATCGGGAGAGCCGAAATCAGCAGCCGTCACCACATTCCCCGCCGCAGGATACCGCTTTTCGGGCGCGAGCTGGCGATGCCGCAATCGCGCAGACTGCGCATTGCAATCGGCATGCTGCTGGTGATTCTCGGCATTCTGGGGTTCCTGCCGGTGCTCGGCTTCTGGATGATGCCCCTCGGCGTCCTCATACTGTCCTACGAATTCGCGACGGTGCGACGGTTTCGCCGGCGCAGCGTCGTCTGGTGGGAACGCCGCAAGCGGCCGCCTGGCGAATAG
- a CDS encoding DUF4326 domain-containing protein, producing the protein MTSPVRLRLSRRRGFDLQAHSREINGLDAVNVARPTRWGNPYRVGMVDARTGGTTDPDTAVERYLSKLLRQGREPEIQFKLRGKNLACWCKPGEPCHADVLLELANKPVCEEVRP; encoded by the coding sequence GTGACCAGCCCTGTCCGCCTTCGCTTGTCCCGCCGTCGCGGCTTCGATCTGCAGGCGCATTCGCGTGAGATCAACGGCCTCGATGCGGTGAACGTCGCCAGACCGACGAGGTGGGGCAATCCCTATCGCGTCGGCATGGTCGACGCTCGGACCGGTGGCACGACGGATCCGGACACGGCAGTCGAGCGATATCTCTCCAAGTTGCTACGTCAGGGCCGTGAACCAGAGATTCAATTCAAACTGCGCGGCAAGAATCTCGCTTGCTGGTGCAAGCCTGGCGAGCCATGCCACGCCGACGTGCTGCTCGAACTGGCGAACAAACCGGTTTGCGAGGAAGTCCGCCCGTGA
- a CDS encoding Arc family DNA-binding protein: MPNTDDLRHNLRLPKPLKVKLAHARADAGRSMNAEIVARLEQSFAPDPASHLAELLRPIASVSDDDRRELGELLVKVGSILAKGQAPGD; the protein is encoded by the coding sequence ATGCCGAACACCGACGATCTCCGCCACAATTTGCGATTGCCGAAGCCCTTGAAGGTGAAACTGGCGCACGCACGAGCCGATGCGGGGCGCAGCATGAACGCGGAAATTGTGGCGCGCTTGGAGCAGTCCTTCGCTCCTGATCCCGCTTCACATCTCGCCGAACTCTTACGACCCATTGCGTCGGTGAGCGACGACGACCGGCGAGAGTTGGGCGAATTGCTCGTAAAAGTTGGCTCGATCCTGGCCAAGGGACAGGCGCCAGGCGATTAA
- a CDS encoding helix-turn-helix transcriptional regulator, protein MDPRAAQCENVNMAPVKKPLRQLDRTFLKEWREVAGLDQETAAARLQVSRTLLSKIEGAKSPYSQRILEAAAEIYKSTPAQLIAVNPKANNSFWPLFNQAEKLEGKDRERVREILVASLR, encoded by the coding sequence ATGGACCCACGCGCAGCCCAATGCGAAAATGTGAATATGGCTCCCGTAAAGAAACCCCTACGCCAGCTCGACCGGACGTTCCTCAAGGAATGGCGGGAAGTTGCCGGCCTCGATCAAGAGACCGCAGCGGCGCGTCTCCAGGTCTCGCGCACGCTCCTGTCGAAGATCGAAGGGGCGAAGAGCCCCTATTCTCAGCGCATTCTTGAGGCCGCAGCGGAAATCTATAAATCCACGCCGGCACAACTCATAGCCGTGAACCCAAAAGCAAATAACAGTTTTTGGCCGCTCTTCAATCAAGCCGAGAAGCTCGAAGGCAAAGACCGCGAAAGAGTGCGTGAGATACTTGTCGCCAGTCTCAGGTAG
- a CDS encoding Lar family restriction alleviation protein produces MPTEEQALKPCPFCGSRNVAQGASRDRISVWCFCGAQGPSVPFPENNIDPVTPIKQCYAAWNRRALEAAATLTPSSGEPEWLAEMERGLPERLQDTYTRWNNPPSPFLPDGAEVMLKAADAIVALIALVRANAAERDHWKANHDEMVARNAVLRDRPDLPVDRLPALQRVEARAEAAERKLAEAGKVLKQIADPLTAMRNDAEAAGNKLSGMAHQIANDPAYIKQIARQFLESKDVSQ; encoded by the coding sequence ATGCCGACCGAAGAACAGGCGCTGAAGCCCTGCCCGTTTTGCGGGAGCAGGAACGTGGCTCAAGGCGCTTCGCGAGACCGCATTTCGGTGTGGTGCTTCTGCGGCGCGCAAGGGCCAAGCGTGCCCTTCCCTGAAAACAACATCGACCCGGTGACGCCCATAAAGCAATGCTACGCCGCATGGAACCGTCGTGCCCTTGAAGCAGCCGCCACCCTCACCCCCTCATCAGGCGAGCCGGAATGGCTGGCGGAAATGGAACGCGGGCTGCCGGAGCGGTTGCAGGACACGTACACGCGTTGGAATAACCCGCCGAGCCCGTTTCTACCGGATGGCGCAGAAGTAATGCTGAAAGCCGCCGACGCCATCGTCGCCCTCATCGCATTGGTCAGGGCGAACGCGGCAGAGCGGGATCACTGGAAGGCCAATCACGACGAGATGGTAGCTCGGAACGCTGTTCTTCGCGACCGGCCCGATTTGCCCGTTGACAGGTTGCCTGCTCTCCAGCGGGTCGAAGCCCGCGCCGAAGCAGCCGAGCGCAAACTGGCCGAGGCGGGGAAGGTGCTGAAGCAGATCGCGGACCCACTAACGGCTATGCGAAATGACGCCGAAGCAGCGGGCAACAAACTTAGCGGAATGGCCCACCAGATAGCGAACGACCCCGCTTACATCAAGCAGATCGCCCGCCAGTTCCTCGAAAGCAAGGATGTGAGCCAATGA